Proteins encoded in a region of the Trichosurus vulpecula isolate mTriVul1 chromosome 9, mTriVul1.pri, whole genome shotgun sequence genome:
- the LITAF gene encoding lipopolysaccharide-induced tumor necrosis factor-alpha factor — MSAPGPHNAIPGASAPNAPPSYEETMAINTHFPTPPPGPVPGVVPGVVPGADGKGMNPPAYYSQPLPVPNPNTIAVQTVYVQQPVSFFDRPVQMCCPSCNKMIVTSLSFNAGALTWLSCGSLCLLGCIAGCCFIPFCVDALQDVDHYCPNCKALLGTYKRL, encoded by the exons atGTCAGCTCCAGGACCACATAATGCCATTCCAGGAGCATCAGCTCCAAACGCACCTCCTTCCTATGAAGAGACAATGGCTATCAACACTCATTTTCCTACTCCTCCCCCTGGGCCTGTACCAGGAGTAGTACCAGGAGTAGTGCCAGGAGCAGATGGGAAGGGTATGAATCCTCCTGCATACTATTCTCAACCTTTGCCAGTTCCAAATCCTAATACAA TTGCGGTTCAGACTGTGTATGTGCAACAGCCTGTCTCCTTTTTTGACCGTCCTGTCCAGATGTGCTGTCCGTCGTGTAACAAGATGATAGTGACCAGTCTCTCCTTTAATGCGGGAGCCCTAACTTGGCTTTCTTGTGGCAGCCTTTGCTTATTGGG atGTATAGCTGGCTGCTGTTTCATTCCATTTTGTGTGGATGCCCTTCAGGATGTCGATCACTATTGTCCAAATTGCAAAGCTCTTCTTGGTACCTATAAGCGTTTGTAG